TTTGGAGAATTCGCATCTCCAAAAAAAAGAACAAGATCCTTTTCTGCTGCTGAGGGGCTACGCTTATCAGAAATGTTCCAACGTTGAGATAGTCTCAAAATATGTGTATCTACCGGAAACGTTGGCATATTGTAGATAATCCCTAGAAAGACTGAAGCAGTTTTCCTACCCACTCCGGGTAACTTGGTTAACAATTCTAAAGAGGCAGGAGGTTCACCTCGATATTTTTCTAACAAGATTTTTGATAAACTATGCAGATATTCAGCTTTTCTCCTGCCAAGGCCACAAGGCGCAATAATTAAATATAACTTCTCTAAAGAAAGTTGTGCTAATGCTTGAGCATCAGGAGCAGAGGTAAACAGCTTTGGTGTCACAGAATTCACAGCCTTGTCCGTAGAATTCCCTGAGAGCAAAATAGCAACAAGTAGTTGAAATGGAGTTTCCCACCCGGTTAAAGACGGTTTTGGATTGGGAAAGAATTCGTTTAAAGTAGAAATAATAAAATCTTTAATATGTATTTTATTTTCCAATACAAAACCTGCTAAAAATTTCTCCTAATATTGTCTCGTTAATTTCAGACCCGGAAAGATTCCCAGTCGCTTGTAGGGCTTGTCTGAGCTCTAAAGCGACAAGTTCCGGAGGAAGTTGGGATTGTAATCCTTCTTTAGCTGAAAGCAAGTACGAATGCATCTGTTGTAATATCGTATGATGTCGAGAAGAAACAAGAAAGACTTTTGCATTCTTTCCTAGTTCTTGTTGTTGCATCCATTTTTGGATAAATTGTTTGAGTTCAAAAATTCCCTCTCCTGTTTTTGCAGAAATAGCTAATTGGGGTAGCGAGGTAGTGATTCGTGGTGGTGATATAAGATCAGATTTATTCCAAAGAAGGAGAGTGGGTTTTTGAAATAAAATTTCTGGCAGATCAGGTTGAGGTTGTGTAGCATCCATAACCCAGAGTATCCCCTCGGCCTGTTCCATAGCAGAAATAGCACGTTCTATGCCTTCTTGTTCAACAGGATTGTCTGTTTCTCGTTGTCCTGCAGAATCTATAAGACGAATACGTTTCCCTTGCAACGTCCAATTTTCTTCT
This DNA window, taken from Chlamydia sp. 04-14, encodes the following:
- a CDS encoding endonuclease III domain-containing protein — translated: MENKIHIKDFIISTLNEFFPNPKPSLTGWETPFQLLVAILLSGNSTDKAVNSVTPKLFTSAPDAQALAQLSLEKLYLIIAPCGLGRRKAEYLHSLSKILLEKYRGEPPASLELLTKLPGVGRKTASVFLGIIYNMPTFPVDTHILRLSQRWNISDKRSPSAAEKDLVLFFGDANSPKLHLQLIYYARHYCPALYHDINKCRICWHLSNSCKKQSKPLKK